From the Solibacillus sp. FSL R5-0449 genome, one window contains:
- a CDS encoding PDZ domain-containing protein: MSNYQSSTAPLFYLRYKWDYAFRKGFGTIIRTVGENMDGTVLIEILKGIGRFFINPLFYVAIISAVYLGYRRVKRERRYFNRRILGGWSELKNMLAMGFMLSVIISLFSLVIGLTVSLELLTIVFIVSLAGMIIYLYQLLSPAIVMAVAFCGIVWMQWQDWSYTIGTIELAGRNVTDELVMTVPIMTGLLLMAEGILIRRYGARFASPIVEKTKRGLNGIGYFSKQLWILPVFTVIPGEGIQNFAPYWPQFTIGAEQFSIIVFPFIIGFQQMVRQKLPMNVYPQMGRSIIMIGQFVLVVGLAAYLLPILGAAALALGAISRTIIGIHYSRSEDRNSYAVVRSDKGVMIAGILPDSPAEKMGLVAGEIIKRVNGQDVFTEEDLYKALQINAAHCRLEVLDHSGELRLAQHVVHRDDNHKIGLLVVS; encoded by the coding sequence TTGTCGAATTATCAAAGTTCGACAGCGCCTTTATTTTATTTACGGTACAAATGGGACTACGCATTCCGTAAAGGATTTGGTACAATTATTCGTACGGTAGGTGAGAATATGGATGGAACAGTTTTGATTGAAATTTTAAAAGGGATTGGCCGATTTTTTATAAATCCTTTGTTTTATGTCGCCATCATTTCCGCAGTTTATTTAGGATATCGCCGAGTGAAGCGCGAACGAAGGTATTTTAACCGACGGATACTAGGTGGCTGGTCCGAGCTGAAAAATATGCTTGCGATGGGCTTTATGCTGTCCGTTATTATTTCCTTATTTAGTCTTGTAATAGGCTTAACAGTATCACTCGAATTATTGACAATTGTATTTATTGTAAGTCTCGCAGGTATGATTATTTATCTGTATCAATTATTATCGCCAGCGATTGTGATGGCAGTTGCTTTTTGCGGAATCGTTTGGATGCAATGGCAAGATTGGTCATATACAATCGGAACTATTGAGTTAGCAGGAAGAAATGTTACAGACGAGCTTGTTATGACCGTTCCGATAATGACAGGGCTTTTGCTGATGGCAGAAGGAATTTTAATCCGCCGTTATGGTGCCCGGTTTGCTTCACCGATTGTTGAGAAAACAAAGCGTGGATTAAACGGGATCGGTTATTTTAGTAAACAGCTTTGGATTTTGCCGGTCTTTACTGTTATTCCGGGTGAAGGGATTCAAAATTTTGCGCCTTATTGGCCACAGTTTACGATCGGAGCAGAACAGTTTTCAATCATTGTTTTCCCATTTATTATCGGCTTCCAGCAGATGGTGCGTCAGAAGCTGCCGATGAATGTTTATCCTCAAATGGGACGTTCAATTATAATGATAGGCCAATTTGTGCTCGTTGTCGGATTGGCCGCTTATCTCCTGCCGATACTTGGGGCAGCAGCATTAGCGTTAGGAGCAATTTCTCGTACAATTATCGGTATTCATTATAGTCGTTCAGAGGACCGTAACAGCTATGCCGTTGTACGCAGTGATAAAGGTGTGATGATTGCCGGTATTTTACCGGATTCCCCTGCTGAGAAAATGGGGCTTGTCGCAGGTGAAATTATCAAGCGTGTAAATGGACAAGATGTTTTTACAGAAGAAGATTTGTATAAAGCATTGCAGATCAATGCTGCCCATTGCCGTTTGGAAGTGCTGGATCATTCTGGTGAGTTGCGCCTTGCCCAGCATGTTGTCCATCGTGATGATAATCATAAAATTGGATTATTAGTTGTCAGTTAA
- a CDS encoding TVP38/TMEM64 family protein — translation MLDWLTIDNIETVVEKYKLLGPFFGVLLTFLESFIPILPLFVIIIANAAAYGLFWGFLLSWLGTVAGSYMFFLMIRMFGKYRLFRRIKEQKQVKKLINWVDIRGFTPLFVLLCLPFTPVVVVNTVAGLSHIKKKYYFLTLLISKPILIFLISYLGSDLRDILTSPVKLVISAVIILIIWGIGKLIENILNKRVERDLREIGKSRKH, via the coding sequence ATGTTAGATTGGCTGACAATCGATAATATAGAAACAGTTGTAGAAAAATATAAGTTACTAGGCCCGTTTTTCGGAGTTTTATTAACGTTTTTGGAATCATTTATACCGATATTGCCGCTGTTCGTAATCATCATTGCCAATGCAGCCGCATACGGGTTATTTTGGGGATTTTTACTGTCCTGGCTTGGAACAGTAGCAGGTTCCTATATGTTCTTTCTTATGATTCGCATGTTCGGAAAGTACCGGCTCTTCCGTCGGATTAAAGAACAGAAACAAGTAAAAAAATTGATTAACTGGGTGGATATTAGAGGATTTACACCACTGTTTGTTCTGCTGTGCCTGCCGTTTACACCTGTAGTCGTTGTCAATACGGTTGCGGGTCTATCTCATATAAAAAAGAAATATTATTTTTTGACACTTCTTATTTCAAAACCCATTTTAATCTTTTTAATTAGTTATTTAGGCAGTGATCTGCGTGATATTTTAACCTCTCCTGTAAAACTTGTTATTTCAGCTGTCATTATTTTAATCATTTGGGGAATCGGCAAATTGATTGAAAATATTTTAAATAAGCGTGTGGAAAGAGATTTGCGAGAGATAGGTAAGTCTCGTAAACATTAA
- a CDS encoding S41 family peptidase, with protein MRKSRIFLLIVVMVSIGVIVYGVLKIKPQPQEEQADFAVVNELHELITNESVYDIESEKLVEGALRGMANAINDPYSTYYSEQEAALHKQTLASERIGIGVELAEANGKIIVVAPIKASPAEKAGIRPLDELIQINEVRLDGKSMGEVRKLMYGKEGEAVELVVYRPEMDQHLKLVMKRERLKNDTVEAEVLEVEGKKLGYITINLFGEKTAEEWKEALDGVIKEEVEGLIIDVRDNPGGYLHSVAQMMSMFEQKEKIFAYMQNHDGVTEPLKTQKVEQFQPYVNWLRETPLTLIQNEGSASASEVFAGALQDWKRSVIIGVTSFGKGTVQQTWDLQNGGEVKLSTNKWLTPSKKWIHDVGIEPDVEVTQHPLYSMETKILKGRYEEGEYSEEVAYSQRILSELGYAISRTDGFFDKDTAQEVENFRHKHDIAEGDYMDEVFFHELTKELQTFKQSKVNDMQLQMAISYIMHQFE; from the coding sequence GTGCGGAAAAGTCGGATTTTTTTATTAATTGTTGTAATGGTTAGTATTGGCGTAATTGTTTATGGTGTGTTGAAAATCAAGCCACAGCCACAGGAGGAACAGGCAGATTTTGCGGTAGTCAATGAACTGCATGAGTTAATCACGAACGAATCAGTTTATGATATCGAATCGGAGAAATTGGTGGAAGGTGCACTGCGAGGGATGGCAAATGCAATCAATGACCCCTACAGTACTTATTATTCGGAGCAAGAAGCAGCATTACATAAACAGACGCTCGCAAGTGAACGAATCGGCATTGGTGTTGAGTTGGCAGAAGCAAATGGCAAAATTATTGTCGTGGCCCCTATTAAAGCATCACCAGCAGAAAAAGCGGGTATTCGCCCATTGGATGAGCTTATACAAATTAATGAAGTACGACTTGACGGGAAATCAATGGGAGAAGTTCGTAAGCTGATGTATGGTAAGGAAGGAGAAGCGGTTGAGCTAGTCGTTTATCGCCCGGAAATGGACCAGCATTTGAAGTTGGTCATGAAAAGGGAACGTTTGAAAAATGACACGGTGGAAGCTGAAGTTCTCGAAGTAGAAGGGAAAAAACTAGGCTATATAACGATCAACCTTTTCGGTGAAAAAACAGCAGAAGAATGGAAAGAGGCCCTTGATGGGGTCATTAAGGAGGAAGTGGAAGGGTTAATCATTGATGTGAGGGACAATCCAGGTGGCTATTTACATAGTGTTGCCCAAATGATGAGCATGTTCGAGCAAAAAGAAAAAATCTTTGCGTATATGCAAAATCATGATGGTGTAACAGAGCCACTGAAAACGCAGAAAGTGGAACAATTCCAGCCTTACGTAAATTGGTTGCGTGAAACACCTTTAACACTTATCCAAAATGAAGGAAGTGCATCAGCGAGTGAAGTGTTTGCAGGTGCCCTGCAGGATTGGAAACGATCGGTCATTATTGGGGTGACGAGCTTCGGTAAAGGAACGGTCCAACAAACATGGGATCTTCAAAATGGGGGAGAAGTAAAGTTATCGACGAATAAATGGCTCACACCTTCTAAAAAATGGATCCATGATGTCGGAATCGAGCCGGATGTCGAAGTGACACAGCATCCTCTTTACAGTATGGAAACCAAAATACTGAAAGGGCGTTATGAAGAGGGCGAATACAGTGAAGAAGTTGCCTATAGCCAACGTATTTTAAGTGAACTGGGCTACGCTATCAGCCGGACAGACGGATTCTTTGATAAGGATACAGCACAGGAAGTAGAAAACTTCAGACACAAGCATGATATTGCAGAAGGAGACTATATGGATGAAGTGTTTTTCCATGAATTAACAAAGGAACTGCAAACATTCAAACAGTCAAAAGTAAACGACATGCAGCTGCAGATGGCGATTAGTTATATTATGCATCAGTTTGAGTGA
- the addB gene encoding helicase-exonuclease AddAB subunit AddB, giving the protein MTLRVITGRAGTGKTTLIHREIVDDLKTNIFGHPIFILVPDQMSFTTEYELTTNYDIEGMMRAQVMTFKRLAWFVLQNEGGIAHERIDGTGYRMLLRRILEEHQEEFLLFKRAAGKPGFTKEVEQILKEFSQYHIDVETIDPLIESLKLNGASEVLLHKLHDLNIILKQLHERIGTEYIDGDGYFPLLIERIPKMESLRDTHIYLDGFVSFNGQEFAILKELLIYAKRVTMVLPMEEPQMDLLEGSVFYRAAMTYDKLKNELQKLRFERGIDIEEEPRVHLEVNYRATNRDLLHIEHCFDKITDTPVESSGHAKILEGVNPRAEVQGIAQEIKQLVLEKGLRYKDIGIMYRQADVYDAIIGTTFTQYEIPFFSNEKRAMLYHPLIEFSRSVLEIITTNWKYEPVFRSIKTDLFFPYGANLVAMRDRADILENFVIAKGIVHDRWMKDEVWHYRRFKSLEKVNAVQTEDELEHEQLLKSVRDLIREPVMALQNRLKGKKTGREIVVALYEFMEQLDIYKKLLKMQEQEEQADSLHQSLEHEQAWNGWIHILEQFDLMFGDKIMPLEEAAQILDEGFETLEFASVPPTLDEVTVSTVEFARFDNKKAIFVIGVNDGVYPMRMEAGGLLSDDERETFEKIDVELAPGIKSRLLQESFLFYRAISSSTQYLYITYANADEESKSKLPSLYINRLHGMFEITENRGTPEEKTVRTLPHRQIAMDPLDELQKDHVLNYLQHPSPAIGFLMTQLKQAQHERRPLTEEWAALKAFYEREQRWKDVLNVVEKPLYTTNEAEPLTEDIATALYGEDFLASVSRIERFYSCPYSHFVSYGLKLQERTEFKLETFAMGDLFHEAIRTILSEKESSIPLTTYVACYKKADETISKLADYFSYSILKSSHRFEYIKTKLVKIVARTIYALINQSELSKFKAIAHEKPFGKRDDKNTEQDDRNPLEALKIDLEHNRKMYVRGQIDRIDAYKDAENLYLRVIDYKSSGRKLDFTEVYNGISLQLLTYLDVAMKNIPIIAREGKFIQDLSELENIIVQAAGMFYLHVHNPLIPTEDYEQYDRVESMRQEKFKLSGYMVKDVEVAQLMDKSLEPSKTSIIVPAAFKSGENPEFNSRSSKVIEQEQMENLQEFVHYKFRQAGNEIYRGNTEIKPYSLGNQKACTYCSFKSVCQFDQSETGNSFNEIKKQPEQEVFENIKKVVCADDNSSEAE; this is encoded by the coding sequence GTGACGTTACGAGTTATAACAGGACGGGCAGGTACGGGAAAAACAACTTTGATTCACCGTGAAATTGTCGATGATTTAAAAACAAATATATTTGGACATCCGATTTTTATATTAGTTCCTGACCAAATGTCGTTTACAACGGAATATGAGCTGACAACGAATTATGACATTGAAGGAATGATGCGTGCGCAGGTTATGACATTCAAACGGCTGGCCTGGTTTGTGCTGCAAAATGAAGGCGGTATCGCCCACGAACGCATTGACGGCACAGGGTACCGCATGCTGTTACGACGTATTTTGGAAGAACATCAGGAAGAGTTCCTACTATTTAAACGAGCGGCAGGTAAACCCGGTTTTACGAAAGAAGTCGAGCAGATTTTAAAGGAATTCAGTCAATATCATATCGATGTGGAAACAATCGACCCGCTGATTGAATCATTAAAATTAAACGGTGCAAGTGAAGTACTGCTTCATAAATTGCATGATCTGAACATTATTTTAAAGCAGCTGCATGAGCGCATCGGGACGGAATATATTGATGGCGACGGCTATTTCCCGCTGTTAATTGAGCGTATTCCGAAAATGGAAAGCTTGCGCGATACCCACATCTATTTGGATGGGTTTGTTTCATTTAATGGACAGGAATTTGCCATTTTAAAAGAGCTTCTTATTTATGCAAAACGTGTCACAATGGTTCTCCCGATGGAAGAACCGCAAATGGATTTACTGGAAGGCTCGGTATTTTACAGAGCTGCGATGACGTACGATAAACTAAAGAATGAGCTGCAAAAATTACGATTCGAACGAGGAATTGATATTGAAGAGGAGCCGCGCGTTCATTTAGAAGTAAACTACCGTGCGACAAATCGGGACTTGCTGCATATTGAACATTGCTTCGACAAAATTACGGATACACCAGTCGAATCATCGGGACATGCGAAAATATTGGAAGGTGTAAACCCGCGCGCAGAAGTGCAAGGTATTGCCCAGGAAATTAAACAGCTCGTTTTGGAGAAGGGGCTGCGCTATAAAGATATCGGGATAATGTACCGCCAGGCGGATGTATATGATGCGATTATCGGCACGACCTTTACCCAATACGAAATCCCGTTTTTCTCAAACGAGAAGCGGGCGATGCTTTATCATCCGCTGATCGAATTCAGTCGATCCGTACTGGAGATTATTACGACAAACTGGAAATACGAGCCGGTTTTCAGAAGCATTAAGACCGATCTGTTTTTCCCTTACGGAGCCAATTTAGTTGCAATGCGCGACAGAGCGGATATTTTGGAAAACTTCGTCATCGCAAAAGGAATTGTCCATGACCGCTGGATGAAAGATGAAGTATGGCATTATCGCCGTTTTAAATCACTGGAAAAAGTAAATGCGGTTCAGACAGAAGACGAGCTGGAGCATGAGCAACTTTTAAAATCGGTGCGTGACCTAATCCGGGAGCCGGTAATGGCATTGCAGAACCGGTTGAAAGGTAAAAAAACAGGCCGTGAAATTGTAGTGGCACTGTATGAGTTTATGGAGCAGCTTGATATTTATAAGAAACTGCTGAAAATGCAGGAGCAGGAAGAGCAGGCCGATTCACTCCATCAGTCATTGGAGCATGAACAGGCTTGGAATGGCTGGATTCATATTTTGGAGCAGTTTGACCTGATGTTCGGCGATAAAATTATGCCGTTGGAAGAAGCAGCACAAATTTTGGATGAAGGCTTTGAAACGCTTGAGTTTGCAAGTGTGCCGCCGACATTGGATGAAGTGACCGTTTCGACTGTCGAGTTTGCCCGTTTTGACAATAAAAAGGCGATTTTCGTCATCGGTGTTAATGATGGGGTATACCCGATGCGTATGGAAGCGGGAGGATTGCTGTCTGATGACGAGCGTGAAACATTTGAGAAAATCGATGTGGAATTGGCACCAGGTATAAAAAGCAGACTTCTTCAGGAAAGTTTCCTGTTTTACCGTGCAATTTCTTCATCGACACAATATTTATATATTACGTATGCAAATGCAGACGAGGAAAGTAAAAGTAAGCTTCCATCGCTTTATATTAACCGCCTGCACGGCATGTTCGAGATTACCGAAAACCGGGGCACACCCGAGGAAAAAACAGTTCGCACACTGCCGCATCGTCAAATTGCGATGGACCCGCTTGATGAACTCCAAAAAGATCATGTGCTCAATTATTTACAGCATCCGTCACCGGCAATCGGCTTCTTAATGACCCAGCTGAAGCAGGCGCAGCACGAGCGACGTCCGCTTACGGAAGAATGGGCGGCGTTAAAAGCATTTTACGAACGGGAACAGCGCTGGAAAGATGTGCTGAATGTCGTGGAAAAACCTTTATACACGACGAATGAAGCAGAACCGCTAACGGAAGACATAGCGACAGCATTGTATGGGGAAGACTTTTTGGCAAGTGTATCGCGTATTGAACGCTTTTACAGCTGTCCGTATTCACATTTTGTGTCCTATGGGCTGAAACTGCAGGAACGGACGGAATTCAAGCTGGAAACATTTGCGATGGGGGATCTGTTCCATGAGGCAATCCGGACGATTTTATCCGAGAAAGAGTCCTCGATTCCGCTTACGACATATGTAGCATGCTATAAAAAGGCGGATGAAACGATTTCTAAACTGGCGGATTACTTCTCGTACAGTATTTTAAAAAGCAGTCACCGCTTTGAATATATTAAAACGAAACTTGTGAAAATCGTGGCACGTACAATTTATGCGCTTATTAATCAAAGTGAGCTGTCGAAGTTCAAAGCGATTGCCCATGAAAAGCCGTTTGGGAAACGCGACGACAAAAATACGGAACAGGATGACCGCAATCCGCTGGAAGCACTGAAAATCGATCTGGAACATAACAGGAAAATGTATGTGCGCGGGCAGATTGACCGGATCGATGCATATAAAGATGCGGAAAATCTGTATTTGCGTGTTATTGATTATAAATCAAGCGGCCGCAAACTTGATTTTACCGAAGTATATAACGGGATCTCGCTGCAGCTGCTGACGTATTTAGATGTAGCAATGAAAAATATCCCGATAATCGCACGTGAAGGGAAGTTCATTCAGGATTTATCGGAACTGGAGAATATTATTGTCCAGGCTGCCGGGATGTTCTATCTGCATGTGCACAATCCGCTAATTCCGACAGAGGACTATGAGCAGTATGATCGTGTGGAAAGTATGCGTCAGGAGAAGTTCAAGTTAAGCGGCTATATGGTGAAAGATGTGGAAGTGGCGCAACTGATGGACAAGTCACTTGAGCCGAGTAAAACATCCATTATCGTACCAGCGGCGTTTAAAAGCGGAGAGAATCCGGAATTCAACAGCCGTTCCTCAAAAGTGATTGAACAGGAACAGATGGAAAACTTGCAGGAATTTGTACACTATAAATTCCGTCAGGCGGGCAATGAAATTTACCGAGGAAATACGGAAATTAAGCCATACAGCTTAGGTAATCAAAAGGCTTGTACGTATTGCAGTTTTAAATCAGTTTGCCAGTTCGACCAGTCGGAAACAGGCAACAGTTTCAATGAAATTAAGAAACAGCCGGAACAGGAAGTATTTGAAAACATTAAAAAGGTGGTATGTGCAGATGACAATTCCAGCGAAGCCGAGTGA
- a CDS encoding TlpA disulfide reductase family protein, with the protein MKKNIGIGIILVLVITMLGTYIKAEIDQSTAINEYALGKEVEPDEEVGLEKGQFAPDFTLYNLQGEPLTLSELRGKRVVLNFWATWCPPCEAEMPHMQKYYEKYREEDNVEIVGVNMTYANEKLERVEQFLKSYDITFPIVLEQTEAVAFQYEILTMPTTYMIDSAGKIQKQIIGPLDLDALRENVLQLD; encoded by the coding sequence ATGAAGAAAAATATTGGAATCGGTATTATTTTAGTGCTTGTAATCACAATGCTTGGCACTTACATAAAAGCTGAAATCGATCAGAGTACTGCAATCAACGAATATGCTTTAGGAAAAGAAGTGGAACCGGACGAAGAAGTGGGCCTTGAAAAAGGTCAGTTTGCACCGGATTTTACATTATATAATTTGCAAGGCGAGCCACTGACGCTTTCGGAGCTGAGAGGGAAGCGGGTCGTACTGAATTTCTGGGCAACATGGTGTCCGCCATGTGAAGCTGAAATGCCGCATATGCAAAAGTACTACGAAAAATACCGTGAAGAAGACAATGTGGAAATTGTCGGTGTCAATATGACATATGCAAACGAAAAGCTGGAGCGTGTCGAGCAGTTTTTGAAAAGCTATGATATTACCTTCCCAATCGTACTGGAACAAACGGAAGCAGTCGCCTTTCAATATGAAATTTTGACAATGCCGACAACGTACATGATTGATTCAGCAGGGAAAATACAAAAGCAAATCATTGGCCCGCTGGATTTGGATGCATTGCGTGAAAATGTACTCCAACTAGATTAA